One genomic segment of Falco peregrinus isolate bFalPer1 chromosome 7, bFalPer1.pri, whole genome shotgun sequence includes these proteins:
- the AGT gene encoding angiotensinogen, with product MNLIAELLCLLACLTTLTCDRVYVHPFNLFSFNKSTCEELENLVQEGKKTFVPVSIKSQTTPAYEDDLNQDKLEVLSPSGRRRQKMRYLKDLIYVLGARFYSVLQERRQGQNVLLSPTSLYGSLVSLYLGASNQTAADLQRLLGFVPRSGDPDCTFKVDGHKVLSSLRMIESLVKSRDEELQFSKMLCLFSAPSVPLSQLFVQDLLPSADALYARAVDFTKPSEAAKQINAFVEAKSKGQSKCLLTDIDPSADLLFVVDVHLAVNVKQACQLKEPQEFWVDSNTKVLVPMLSVTGTFKYNTDASGTFSVVEVPISKTALLVLLQPINGSELEHLESEQLLQSSAWLQQLAPREIKLTLPELTTEGSSDLQELLADMELPTLLGKGADLSKISDANLTVGKVINKAFFKLTGDGTDQPEDPTAQKEDVAVLDVTLNKPFLLAVFEEKSRAMLFLGRVTNPLNRA from the exons ATGAACCTGATAGCAGAACTTCTCTGTTTGTTGGCGTGCCTCACCACACTGACTTGTGACCGTGTCTACGTCCACCCtttcaatttgttttctttcaacaaGAGTACTTGTGAGGAGCTGGAAAACTTGGtacaggagggaaagaaaacttttgtCCCTGTCTCCATCAAGTCCCAAACCACACCTGCCTATGAAGACGACCTGAACCAGGACAAGCTGGAAGTCCTGAGCCCGAGTGGCCGGAGGAGGCAGAAGATGAGGTACCTGAAGGACTTAATCTATGTCCTGGGTGCACGGTTTTACAGTGTGCTGCAGGAACGGCGGCAGGGCCAAAACGTGCTCCTGTCCCCAACCAGTCTTTATGGCTCCTTGGTGTCTCTCTACCTGGGCGCCTCAAACCAGACAGCGGCTGATTTGCAGCGTTTGCTGGGATTTGTTCCCCGCTCCGGAGATCCTGACTGCACCTTCAAGGTGGATGGACACAAAGTCCTTTCCAGCCTGAGGATGATTGAAAGCCTTGTCAAGAGCAGGGATGAGGAGTTGCAATTTTCCAAGATGCTCTGCCTGTTCTCCGCCCCCAGCGTGCCTCTATCCCAGCTGTTCGTGCAGGACTTGCTCCCTTCTGCTGATGCTCTCTACGCCCGAGCTGTTGACTTTACAAAACCAAGCGAGgcagcaaagcaaataaatgccTTTGTGGAGGCCAAAAGCAAGGGCCAAAGCAAGTGCTTACTGACAGACATCGACCCATCTGCTGATCTGCTGTTTGTGGTGGACGTCCACTTGGCAG TGAACGTTAAGCAAGCCTGCCAGCTCAAAGAGCCTCAGGAGTTCTGGGTGGATTCAAACACGAAGGTCTTGGTTCCTATGTTGTCAGTGACGGGGACATTCAAGTACAACACTGATGCTAGTGGGACTTTTTCTGTGGTGGAAGTCCCCATCAGCAAGACTgcgctgctggtgctgctgcagcccatcaATGGCAGCGAGCTGGAACACCTGGAGTCTGAGCAGCTGTTGCAGTCCTCAGCTTGGCTTCAGCAGCTGGCCCCAAG agaaattaaattaacacTGCCGGAGTTAAcaacagaaggcagctctgaTCTACAGGAGCTTCTTGCAGATATGGAACTGCCTACACTGCTGGGAAAGGGGGCAGATCTCAGTAAAATAAGCGATGCCAATCTAACAGTTGGAAAG GTAATAAATAAAGCCTTTTTCAAACTGACCGGTGATGGAACAGATCAGCCAGAAGACCCCACAGCACAGAAGGAAGATGTGGCGGTCCTGGATGTAACACTGAACAAGCCCTTCCTTTTAGCTGTTTTTGAAGAGAAATCAAGGGCAATGCTTTTCCTTGGCAGAGTGACAAACCCTCTGAACAGGGCTTAG